A region from the Dermacentor andersoni chromosome 11, qqDerAnde1_hic_scaffold, whole genome shotgun sequence genome encodes:
- the LOC140214021 gene encoding uncharacterized protein, whose translation MGLSNLLVVFVHAACVLVALPRAAGKLCSPGFCSKVTCKPIKASECDGKVEPNASDCGCCEQCVKQLDENDVCFSFTKYGLRKWAVCKKGFKCSESTFRSWAGPTCSSFLCTPPRCSWRLLVLQVVCALRTSART comes from the exons ATGGGCTTGTCCAACCTGCTCGTCGTTTTTGTACACGCCGCCTGTGTGCTCGTTGCGCTTCCTAGAGCGGCAGGGAAGCTGTGCTCTCCGGGCTTCTGTTCGAAGGTGACGTGCAAGCCGATCAAGGCCAGCGAGTGCGACGGGAAGGTGGAGCCCAACGCCAGCGACTGCGGCTGCTGCGAGCAATGCGTCAAGCAGCTCG acgaAAATGACGTGTGCTTTTCTTTCACCAAATACGGTCTGCGAAAGTGGGCAGTGTGCAAGAAGGGCTTCAAGTGCAGCGAAAGCACCTTCAG ATCATGGGCTGGTCCAACCTGCTCGTCATTTTTGTGCACGCCGCCTCGCTGCTCGTGGCGCCTCCTCGTGCTGCAGGTAGTCTGTGCACTCCGAACTTCTGCTCGAACGTGA